From one Trifolium pratense cultivar HEN17-A07 linkage group LG1, ARS_RC_1.1, whole genome shotgun sequence genomic stretch:
- the LOC123883900 gene encoding uncharacterized protein LOC123883900, translated as MTDRGYYNFYTPGEYESYQQFPPYNYGQTSEARLEETMIKFMEMQQQQNQQWQQYLKNSLARAKNLENQLVQLAKQLANNNNQGGTFQTNTQTTPDEKDNILNEERMFEGCGVKKIVKEIDTPHEVELPQELPCTEEANTVDKEQVMMVAEENKGLFSKEESCEQKKEMKNKAEIDWVIDEICALFNMKQLGRIWTPQYLYLKFMEFLPNRRKKTDNVLSVSFWPP; from the coding sequence ATGACTGATCGTGGTTATTACAACTTCTATACTCCGGGTGAGTATGAATCATATCAACAGTTTCCTCCTTATAATTATGGGCAAACTTCAGAGGCTAGATTGGAGGAGACCATGATTAAATTCATGGAAATGCAGCAGCAACAAAACCAACAGTGGCAACAATATCTGAAAAACAGTCTTGCACGGgccaaaaatttggaaaatcagCTTGTTCAGTTGGCTAAACAGTTAGCCAATAACAATAACCAAGGAGGAACATTTCAAACCAACACACAAACCACTCCTGACGAGAAAGATAATATTCTAAATGAGGAAAGAATGTTCGAAGGATGTGGTGTAAAGAAAATAGTGAAAGAAATAGATACACCGCATGAAGTTGAACTTCCTCAAGAATTGCCATGTACGGAGGAAGCTAACACTGTTGATAAGGAACAAGTGATGATGGTTGCGGAGGAAAATAAAGGATTATTTAGCAAGGAAGAATCATGTGAACAAAAGAAGGAGATGAAAAACAAGGCGGAGATTGACTGGGTCATAGACGAAATATGTGCATTGTTCAATATGAAGCAATTGGGGAGGATATGGACTCCGCAATATCTATATCTCAAGTTCATGGAGTTCCTCCCTAACCGAAGGAAAAAGACGGATAATGTGCTTTCCGTCTCATTTTGGCCACCCTAA